A section of the Festucalex cinctus isolate MCC-2025b chromosome 7, RoL_Fcin_1.0, whole genome shotgun sequence genome encodes:
- the dgat1b gene encoding diacylglycerol O-acyltransferase 1b yields MGDMDAAGAFSRRRRATFAAGRGTCVQPTNVKCLSASQLSVAADRKSDSEACKVDRLLETARPTAKCDKKKRNNDINDRLSCHKPQESLLTSSSGFSNYRGILNWCVVMLVLSNARLFLENLLRYGVLVDPIQVISLFLKDPYSWPAACLVIVSNAFIMVALYTERQLSKGSFSERVGFLLHSVNLTVMLTFPAAVVLLVPSTTPVGGAFALGTYTILFLKLYSYKDVNMWCRELSTIKAKKLARSLSCPSSKYPNGDDQKVCYPGNLTIKDLYYFTFAPTLCYELNFPRSPKIRMSFLLRRLFEMLFLIQMLVGLTQQWMIPIIQSSMKPLEDMDLSRMTERLLRLAVPNHLLWLIFFYWFFHSSLNFTAELLRFGDRQFYKDWWNSESVTYFWQNWNIPVHKWCLRHFYKPLLRRGFSKIISQSAVFFLSAFFHEYLVSVPLRMFRLWAFMGMMAQLPLAWFVGHNLRGNYGNAAVWISLIIGQPFAILMYVHDYYVLNYRQETN; encoded by the exons ATGGGCGATATGGATGCTGCCGGGGCCTTCAGTCGCAGGAGAAGGGCTACATTCGCGGCGGGGAGAGGAACTTGTGTGCAGCCCACGAATGTGAAGTGTTTGTCGGCGAGTCAACTCTCGGTGGCCGCTGACAGAAAGAGCGACAGCGAAGCGTGCAAAGTTGACCGTTTGTTGGAGACAGCCCGGCCCACAGCAAAGTGTGACAAAAAGAAACGTAACAATGACATTAATGACAGGTTAAG CTGCCACAAGCCACAGGAGTCCCTGCTGACGTCATCCAGTGGTTTCAGTAACTACAGAGGGATTCTAAACTGGTGTGTGGTAATGCTG gTACTTAGTAATGCCCGACTCTTCCTAGAAAACCTGTTAAG ATATGGAGTTCTTGTGGACCCTATTCAAGTGATTTCCTTATTCTTGAAGGACCCCTATAGCTGGCCAGCGGCGTGCCTGGTAATTG TGTCCAATGCGTTTATCATGGTGGCTCTTTATACAGAGAGGCAGTTGTCAAAG GGTTCATTCAGTGAACGTGTGGGTTTTCTTCTCCATAGTGTTAATTTGACTGTCATGCTAACATTCCCTGCCGCAGTGGTACTCTTGGTGCCCTCCACGACCCCAG TTGGAGGTGCGTTTGCACTCGGTACTTACACCATTCTCTTCCTAAAGCTCTACTCCTACAAGGATGTCAACATGTGGTGTCGGGAGCTGAGCACCATTAAGGCCAAGAAACTGGCGAGGTCACTCTCTT gCCCATCATCAAAGTACCCCAATGGAGATGACCAGAAAGTGTGTTACCCTGGCAACCTTACAATCAAAG ACCTGTACTACTTTACCTTTGCGCCGACTTTATGCTACGAGCTCAACTTTCCTCGCTCTCCCAAGATCCGCATGAGTTTCCTCCTACGGAGACTTTTCGAGATG CTATTCCTCATCCAGATGTTAGTGGGGCTAACGCAACAG TGGATGATTCCCATCATTCAAAGCTCCATGAAGCCGCTGGAG GACATGGATCTATCTCGGATGACTGAGAGACTCTTAAGATTGgct GTACCCAACCACTTGCTCTGGTTGATATTTTTCTACTGGTTCTTCCACTCATCTTTGAACTTCACAGCAGAGCTTCTGCGCTTCGGAGACCGACAGTTCTACAAAGACTGGTg GAACTCAGAATCGGTGACATATTTCTGGCAGAACTGGAACATCCCCGTTCACAAGTGGTGTCTCCG GCACTTTTACAAGCCGTTGCTGAGGAGAGGTTTCAGTAAGATCATCAGCCAGTCAGCAGTCTTCTTCTTGTCGGCGTTCTTTCACGAG TATCTGGTGAGTGTCCCTCTGAGGATGTTCCGACTGTGGGCATTTATGGGCATGATGGCTCAG cTTCCATTAGCGTGGTTTGTTGGCCATAACCTGCGTGGTAACTATGGCAACGCCGCAGTGTGGATTTCACTCATAATTGGTCAACCGTTCGCCATCCTGATGTACGTCCATGACTACTATGTCTTGAATTACCGACAAGAGACCAACTGA